Proteins from one Nitrosopumilus sp. genomic window:
- a CDS encoding CoA-binding protein — MTDIFELLKGKPEDSDYKKKGVIVQGITGAYGSLHAHNMITYGTNVVAGVTPGKGGQKFEESVPIYNTMQEAVDATKAKISIIFVPAKFFLAAAKEALEAGIKLLVAIPEHVPIRDTMEALNLANQKGAIIIGPNTPGIMIPELIKVGIMPAMPFKAGNIAVLSKSGTLLYEISDALTNSGFGQSITIGIGGDPINGTRLIDAFEMVKDIPNLEGLVIVGEIGGDSEEMLAQKIINSGFKKPTVAYIAGRAAPKEKRMGHAGAIVMGTYGSAESKISMFNKANIPVAKRPVEVPVLLAGKIEKSD; from the coding sequence ATGACAGATATATTTGAACTACTAAAAGGAAAACCTGAAGATTCAGACTATAAGAAAAAAGGAGTGATTGTTCAAGGGATTACTGGCGCGTATGGTTCACTACATGCACATAATATGATAACATATGGAACTAACGTAGTTGCAGGAGTTACACCAGGCAAAGGGGGCCAAAAATTTGAAGAAAGTGTTCCAATTTATAACACAATGCAAGAAGCAGTAGATGCAACTAAAGCAAAAATTTCAATTATTTTTGTTCCAGCAAAATTCTTTCTTGCTGCAGCAAAAGAAGCATTAGAAGCAGGAATCAAATTACTTGTTGCAATCCCAGAACATGTTCCAATCCGAGATACAATGGAAGCACTAAATCTTGCAAACCAGAAAGGGGCAATAATCATAGGACCAAACACACCAGGTATAATGATTCCAGAATTAATCAAAGTCGGGATTATGCCTGCCATGCCATTTAAAGCTGGAAATATTGCAGTTTTATCAAAGAGTGGAACATTACTTTATGAAATCTCAGATGCACTTACAAATTCAGGATTTGGTCAATCAATCACAATTGGAATTGGTGGAGACCCAATTAATGGGACAAGACTGATTGATGCATTTGAAATGGTAAAAGACATTCCAAATCTGGAAGGACTGGTAATTGTAGGGGAAATCGGAGGAGATTCTGAGGAGATGTTGGCACAAAAAATTATCAATAGCGGGTTTAAGAAACCAACTGTGGCATATATTGCAGGAAGAGCAGCACCCAAAGAAAAGAGAATGGGTCACGCAGGAGCAATTGTCATGGGAACTTATGGTTCTGCAGAATCAAAAATATCAATGTTTAACAAGGCAAACATTCCAGTAGCAAAGAGACCCGTAGAAGTCCCAGTGTTGCTAGCAGGGAAGATAGAAAAATCCGATTAA
- a CDS encoding 50S ribosomal protein L40e, which produces MPITDPEKKRIAQQARLVMRICFKCGCRNDIGASRCRKCKNPYLRLKNRNLGVKK; this is translated from the coding sequence ATGCCCATTACAGATCCAGAAAAGAAACGAATTGCACAACAAGCACGTCTTGTTATGAGAATTTGTTTCAAATGTGGATGTAGAAACGATATAGGTGCATCAAGATGTAGAAAATGCAAAAATCCATACTTGAGACTAAAGAACAGAAACCTCGGCGTCAAGAAATAG
- the dps gene encoding DNA protection during starvation protein, translated as MSESNPNVVGINVLKQNGLDVDELLRELIKNAAVEFTAYYYFTNLRAHCTGIEGEGLKGIIEDARLEDLSHFESCLERIYQLGGSLPNDAIEFIKISGCEFLQLPANPTDHKAILEKCLKAEQGAIVNWNKICQITLGKDPATYDIAKDILAEEIEHESWFLELIYGRPSGHMRRKYSGERPHTRKHSRALDMT; from the coding sequence ATGTCGGAATCAAACCCAAATGTTGTTGGAATTAACGTTCTAAAGCAAAACGGCCTTGATGTTGATGAGTTGTTAAGAGAGTTAATCAAAAATGCAGCAGTAGAATTTACTGCATACTACTACTTTACCAACCTCAGGGCACATTGTACAGGTATAGAAGGAGAGGGATTGAAAGGTATTATTGAAGATGCAAGACTAGAGGATCTTAGCCACTTTGAATCATGCCTAGAGAGAATCTATCAATTAGGTGGATCTCTTCCAAATGATGCAATCGAATTTATCAAAATTTCTGGTTGTGAATTCCTTCAGCTTCCAGCAAACCCAACAGACCACAAAGCAATTCTAGAGAAATGTCTCAAAGCAGAACAAGGTGCAATTGTGAACTGGAATAAAATTTGCCAGATAACACTAGGAAAAGATCCTGCCACATACGATATTGCAAAAGACATCCTAGCTGAAGAGATTGAACATGAGTCATGGTTCTTAGAGTTAATTTATGGAAGACCATCAGGACACATGAGACGAAAGTATTCTGGTGAAAGACCACATACAAGAAAACACTCTAGAGCACTAGATATGACATAA
- a CDS encoding acetate--CoA ligase family protein, translating into MQLLEFQAKELFREYGINLLDSISSKNIEEGRKHAKQLGYPFVIKIQVPVGGRGKAGGIQKCQNDDEFELKYPQVMDLTIKGEKARAILLEKMADIKKELYLSLFLNRSKRSYTIIASAEGGVEIESVKNQIIKEVGLGEVSDELAREVANEMGLQGKTADGFIDTLKKLSKLTIEKEAELAEINPLAIMQDDTIMALDGKFVTDDNSNFRHPELQKYQEKTEIEEQAEKSGFSLVELDGDIAVVGNGAGLVMSTLDMLSDNGGKPACFLDVGGGATTESVYEALTLISRINRVKGILVNLYGGIVKTTVVAEAFLKAYENNLIDLPVFARLKGTESEKAKKMLEGSRTKIYSSVEEAINAAVMGKKK; encoded by the coding sequence ATGCAACTACTGGAGTTTCAGGCAAAAGAGTTATTCCGAGAGTATGGAATTAACTTGCTTGATAGTATATCTTCTAAAAATATTGAAGAAGGTAGAAAACATGCAAAGCAGTTAGGATATCCGTTTGTTATTAAAATCCAAGTTCCAGTAGGAGGTAGAGGAAAGGCAGGAGGCATTCAGAAGTGCCAAAACGATGATGAATTTGAGCTGAAATATCCCCAAGTGATGGATTTGACAATTAAAGGAGAAAAAGCACGAGCAATTTTACTTGAAAAGATGGCAGATATTAAAAAAGAGCTTTATCTGTCACTATTTTTGAACCGCTCAAAGAGGAGTTATACAATAATTGCGTCGGCTGAAGGAGGAGTTGAAATTGAATCAGTAAAAAACCAAATCATCAAAGAGGTTGGATTAGGAGAGGTCTCAGATGAACTTGCAAGAGAGGTTGCAAACGAGATGGGATTGCAAGGAAAGACAGCTGATGGATTTATAGATACTTTAAAAAAATTATCAAAACTAACAATTGAAAAAGAGGCAGAGCTTGCAGAGATTAATCCTCTTGCAATAATGCAAGATGACACGATCATGGCACTGGATGGAAAATTTGTAACAGATGACAACAGTAATTTCAGACATCCAGAATTACAGAAATATCAAGAGAAAACAGAAATTGAAGAGCAGGCAGAGAAGAGTGGGTTTTCACTAGTGGAATTGGATGGAGATATTGCAGTTGTAGGAAACGGTGCAGGACTTGTAATGTCTACATTAGACATGTTATCAGATAACGGAGGAAAACCAGCATGTTTCTTAGATGTTGGTGGTGGTGCAACTACAGAATCAGTGTATGAAGCATTAACTTTGATTAGCAGAATTAACAGAGTAAAAGGGATTTTAGTTAACCTCTATGGAGGAATTGTGAAGACTACAGTAGTAGCTGAAGCATTTCTCAAAGCATATGAAAATAATTTAATTGATTTGCCAGTTTTTGCAAGACTGAAAGGTACTGAATCAGAAAAAGCAAAAAAAATGCTAGAAGGATCCAGAACTAAAATTTACAGTTCAGTAGAAGAGGCAATTAATGCAGCAGTAATGGGGAAAAAGAAATGA
- the ileS gene encoding isoleucine--tRNA ligase, with translation MELSTKFDAKEIESQVKEYIKSIDLEKQIFASDKPEKIRFIEGPPTMNGVPHAGHLRGRVIKDLWYRYNTLQGKKIEFNGGWDTQGLPVELQVEKELGVTGGKTEAIKQFGIERIVSECKKTVEKFNKSWVKVDELLGMSFNHEKAYWTFRDEFIEREWQILKKAHENGILEEDFTVIAYCPSCQTSLSHAEVNQGYEEVKDPSLYYKVKLVDEDAFLIVWTTMPFTLVTDAMVGLQPQEDYAYVDVEDEAWVVGKTRLEELMIELKIENYKIKKTSKGSEFEGKKYVHPLLNLIPELNEYAKLDNYHVAVSETFVDASTGSGIVHLSPANGEDDIKIANKRNVKIFNPIDDEVRFTSKAGKYQEVFVRDADRIIVEDLKECNALVRIGKIKHKYPLCWRSHHPIVWLARRGWFYKLDRLKNKAIEAAESVEYFFEQPKNRFLGIIKERHPWCISRERVWGCPLPVWNCENCNEKNWLFTREEIVKAANSLPDGPDFELHRPWIDNIIIKCKKCNSIKTKREEYVLDTWHNSGSAPYSSLTDEEYANEIPAPFFTEGIDQTRGWAYTLLIENVILNNTPTPPYKAFLFQGHVLDENGGKMSKSHGNVLDGKELLEKYPVDLIRFYFMWKASPIEPLSFSTKELMSRPYQVINTLFNLHLYFKQNSQYDNFDPTNTIDWAKQNNLLISPDIWLLSKLQRLIKKITEKNEACKFHESAKAIDDFIINNLSQIYIPITRGELWDEDEIKKNRRLAIYAVLSNVLKTLDILIHPFCPFTSEYLYQTVFHRKQSILLDKWPQYQESLISEKIEESFDIMKDIVSISSAARMKGKLKRRWPLNEAMIGVERSMKIKLESLLELLQSQLNVEKVTVVETEKESGLDQILELKQLGLPIKAVIELERKRIGPKAKQHMGKLVSTFNKTNPDDIISTLQKDGKYDFNIDNEIISLDIQDFIIDFHADENFALSKRDNYIVLISTSRNREMMAKGLVKDLARRLQTLRKERGYNPTDVLEIASILDLDEESLEMMKERTDELAFLVRVKQVNFTKSCKKYKDDDIDGQKIKISIE, from the coding sequence ATGGAACTTTCTACAAAATTTGATGCAAAGGAAATAGAATCCCAAGTAAAAGAGTACATCAAATCCATTGATCTAGAAAAACAGATTTTTGCATCAGACAAACCTGAAAAGATTAGATTTATCGAGGGACCACCTACAATGAATGGGGTTCCACATGCAGGGCATCTTAGAGGAAGGGTCATCAAAGACTTATGGTATAGATACAACACACTTCAAGGGAAAAAAATAGAGTTTAATGGTGGCTGGGATACTCAAGGACTTCCAGTAGAATTGCAGGTGGAAAAAGAATTAGGAGTCACAGGTGGAAAAACAGAAGCTATCAAACAGTTTGGAATAGAAAGAATAGTATCTGAATGCAAAAAAACTGTAGAAAAATTTAACAAGTCATGGGTAAAAGTTGACGAATTGCTTGGTATGTCGTTTAATCATGAAAAAGCATACTGGACATTCAGAGATGAGTTTATTGAAAGAGAATGGCAGATATTAAAAAAAGCACACGAGAATGGAATTTTAGAAGAAGATTTTACGGTAATTGCATATTGCCCAAGCTGCCAAACATCACTTAGTCATGCCGAAGTGAATCAAGGATATGAGGAAGTAAAAGATCCTTCATTATATTACAAAGTAAAACTAGTCGATGAAGATGCATTTTTGATTGTATGGACTACGATGCCATTTACACTAGTTACAGATGCAATGGTTGGTCTTCAACCTCAAGAAGATTATGCATATGTCGATGTAGAAGATGAAGCATGGGTAGTTGGCAAGACAAGACTAGAGGAATTAATGATAGAGTTAAAAATTGAAAATTATAAGATCAAAAAGACTTCAAAAGGTTCAGAGTTTGAAGGAAAAAAATATGTTCATCCTTTATTGAATCTAATTCCAGAATTAAATGAATATGCCAAGTTAGATAATTATCATGTTGCAGTGTCTGAAACATTTGTTGATGCAAGTACAGGGAGTGGTATTGTACATCTATCACCTGCAAATGGTGAGGATGATATCAAAATTGCCAATAAACGAAACGTCAAAATCTTTAATCCTATAGATGACGAAGTAAGATTTACATCAAAGGCTGGAAAGTATCAAGAGGTATTTGTAAGAGATGCAGATAGAATAATAGTTGAGGATCTAAAAGAGTGTAACGCACTAGTAAGGATTGGAAAAATAAAACACAAGTATCCACTTTGTTGGAGATCTCATCATCCAATAGTATGGCTAGCAAGAAGAGGATGGTTTTACAAATTAGACAGGCTCAAAAACAAGGCAATTGAAGCAGCAGAAAGTGTAGAGTATTTTTTTGAACAACCAAAGAATAGATTTCTTGGAATAATCAAAGAAAGACATCCATGGTGTATTTCTCGAGAGAGGGTTTGGGGTTGTCCTTTGCCGGTTTGGAATTGTGAGAATTGTAATGAAAAAAACTGGTTATTTACAAGAGAAGAGATAGTAAAAGCAGCAAACAGTTTACCTGATGGTCCAGACTTTGAATTACACAGACCATGGATTGACAATATCATAATAAAGTGCAAAAAATGCAACAGCATTAAAACAAAAAGAGAAGAGTATGTTTTAGATACTTGGCATAACAGTGGATCAGCCCCCTATTCATCATTGACAGATGAGGAATATGCAAATGAGATACCAGCACCATTCTTCACTGAAGGAATTGATCAGACTAGAGGATGGGCCTACACATTACTAATTGAAAATGTAATTTTAAATAATACCCCGACCCCTCCCTACAAAGCATTTTTGTTCCAAGGACATGTTTTGGATGAAAATGGAGGAAAGATGAGCAAAAGCCATGGGAATGTTTTGGATGGCAAAGAATTATTAGAAAAATATCCTGTTGATTTGATAAGATTTTACTTTATGTGGAAAGCAAGTCCAATAGAGCCACTTAGTTTTAGCACAAAAGAACTAATGTCAAGACCATATCAGGTAATTAACACATTATTTAATTTGCATCTGTATTTTAAACAAAATAGCCAATACGATAATTTTGATCCAACAAATACAATTGATTGGGCAAAGCAAAATAATTTGCTTATATCACCTGACATTTGGCTTTTATCTAAACTTCAGAGACTCATAAAAAAAATTACAGAAAAAAATGAGGCATGTAAATTTCACGAAAGTGCAAAAGCAATAGATGATTTCATTATCAATAATCTAAGCCAAATATACATTCCAATTACAAGAGGAGAATTGTGGGATGAGGATGAGATAAAAAAGAATAGGCGTCTGGCAATTTATGCAGTACTTAGCAATGTGCTTAAGACTCTAGATATTTTGATTCATCCATTTTGTCCTTTTACTAGTGAGTATTTGTATCAAACAGTATTTCATAGAAAACAAAGTATCTTACTTGACAAATGGCCTCAATACCAAGAATCACTCATTAGTGAAAAAATTGAAGAATCATTTGACATTATGAAAGATATCGTATCCATATCATCTGCTGCAAGGATGAAAGGAAAACTAAAGAGAAGATGGCCACTAAATGAAGCAATGATTGGTGTAGAAAGAAGTATGAAGATAAAACTAGAATCATTATTAGAACTGTTACAATCTCAATTAAATGTAGAAAAAGTCACAGTTGTTGAAACTGAAAAAGAATCAGGGTTGGATCAGATATTAGAATTAAAACAATTGGGATTACCAATTAAAGCTGTAATAGAACTAGAAAGAAAAAGAATAGGACCAAAAGCAAAACAACACATGGGAAAATTAGTATCCACATTTAATAAAACAAATCCTGATGACATCATATCGACATTACAAAAAGATGGCAAGTATGATTTTAATATAGATAACGAAATAATTTCATTAGATATTCAAGACTTTATCATAGACTTTCATGCTGATGAAAACTTTGCATTATCAAAAAGAGACAACTACATTGTACTAATTTCAACATCAAGAAATAGAGAAATGATGGCAAAAGGATTAGTAAAAGATCTTGCAAGACGACTACAAACACTTCGAAAAGAGAGAGGTTACAATCCTACAGATGTTCTAGAGATTGCATCAATCCTTGATTTGGATGAAGAGTCATTAGAAATGATGAAAGAGAGAACAGATGAACTTGCATTTTTGGTGCGAGTAAAACAGGTGAATTTTACAAAATCATGTAAAAAATACAAAGATGATGATATTGATGGTCAAAAAATCAAAATATCTATAGAATGA